Proteins from one Rosa chinensis cultivar Old Blush chromosome 7, RchiOBHm-V2, whole genome shotgun sequence genomic window:
- the LOC121050448 gene encoding auxin-induced protein 15A-like, with the protein MGFRLPGIVSPKRSLSRYSSNAKKNLDTILDIPKGYFAVYVGESQKKRFVIPISYLNQPSFMDLLSQAEEEFGYDHPMGGITIPCSEDTFLDLTSSLSV; encoded by the coding sequence ATGGGTTTCCGGCTGCCTGGAATTGTTAGCCCCAAGAGAAGTCTTTCCCGATATTCATCTAATGCAAAGAAGAATTTGGATACGATCTTAGATATCCCAAAAGGCTATTTTGCAGTCTATGTCGGAGAGAGCCAGAAGAAGCGATTTGTGATTCCAATATCATACTTGAACCAACCTTCATTCATGGATTTGCTGAGTCAAGCTGAAGAAGAATTTGGATACGATCATCCCATGGGCGGTATCACAATCCCTTGCAGTGAAGACACCTTCCTTGATCTCACTTCCAGCTTGAGTGTGTGA
- the LOC112177732 gene encoding wall-associated receptor kinase 2, protein MLVIQVISLLVGATAVAADQAQPGCLDRCGSVKIPYPFGIGEGCSLREGFNLSCDESAEIPKFAAGVPVTNISLAEGELHLTTLKAYDCYDKNGIMTEHHSPQFAFPPSFTISSTRNNFTAAGCDTLAFLQGNGPDGDTYQTGCTSICNNLKSAVNGSCSSIGCCQTSIPIGLKNRTFTLTSRSNHTKVWGFNRCSYAFVVQVDKFTFNPNTSFLELYNTERLPTILNWEIQDGPCAEAQKRPDYACKENSKCVNRTINDQTEPSGYYCQCLPGFEGNPYLPNGCQDIDECKASQIDPCNNGRCTNSHGNYSCLCNKGFRNQDARTCIKDNIDNQSARKLFFILMGTGSGVGLLLLVIVVWWLRNVIKKRKDRIRKEKFYKQNGGLLLEQQLSSGEVNVEKIKLFSSKELEKATDRFNVDRILGEGGQGTVYKGMLTDGRIVAVKKSKLANGGEVEQFINEIVILSQINHRNVVKLLGCCLETEVPLLIYEFLPNGTISQYIHNHQDEEFPFTWETRLRVSTEVAGALFYLHSAASYPIYHRDIKSTNILLDDKYRAKVADFGTSRSVSVDQTHLTTLVHGTFGYLDPEYFQSSQFTDKSDVYSFGVVLVELLTGQKPVSVTRPQESRSLATYFLISMEQNCLFDIIDAQVMKDGGKEEITKVANIARRCLNLNGKKRPTMKEVAVELEEVRSTIKSSDHVGQIKLAEEGDFRAHEITTKAYWDVVSTSTGPFTDGSTGSSCDVQPLLFSN, encoded by the exons ATGCTTGTTATACAAGTGATTTCATTGCTAGTGGGGGCCACAGCAGTAGCTGCTGATCAAGCCCAGCCCGGCTGTCTTGACCGATGTGGtagtgtcaaaatcccatatcCTTTCGGCATAGGGGAGGGTTGTTCCCTGCGCGAAGGGTTCAACCTCTCTTGCGACGAATCAGCCGAAATCCCAAAATTTGCGGCGGGTGTCCCTGTTACTAACATATCGCTTGCTGAAGGTGAGTTGCATTTAACGACTCTCAAAGCCTATGATTGCTATGACAAAAATGGTATTATGACAGAACACCATTCCCCACAGTTCGCGTTCCCTCCTTCGTTCACCATCTCTAGTACCAGAAATAACTTTACGGCCGCTGGCTGTGATACTTTAGCATTTCTGCAAGGGAACGGCCCTGACGGAGATACGTACCAAACGGGGTGCACGTCCATATGCAACAATCTTAAGAGTGCTGTTAACGGGTCATGCTCTAGCATCGGGTGTTGCCAGACTTCCATCCCTATCGGACTCAAGAATCGAACGTTCACATTGACTAGCCGTTCTAACCATACGAAGGTATGGGGGTTCAACCGCTGCAGCTACGCCTTCGTTGTGCAAGTAGACAAGTTCACATTCAACCCTAATACAAGTTTTCTAGAACTGTACAACACCGAAAGGCTTCCCACGATTCTTAACTGGGAAATTCAGGATGGGCCATGTGCCGAAGCTCAAAAGAGGCCCGACTATGCTTGCAAGGAAAATAGCAAGTGTGTGAACAGAACCATCAACGACCAGACTGAACCGTCTGGTTACTATTGCCAGTGCTTGCCAGGCTTCGAAGGGAACCCATATCTCCCAAATGGTTGCCAAG ATATTGATGAGTGCAAGGCTTCACAAATTGACCCCTGCAACAATGGAAGGTGCACAAATTCTCATGGAAATTACTCATGTTTATGTAACAAAGGTTTCAGAAACCAAGACGCGCGGACGTGCATCAAAGACAACATCGACAATCAATCTGCTAGAAAactctttttcattttaatgG GTACTGGCAGTGGTGTTGGACTCTTGTTGCTTGTAATTGTTGTTTGGTGGTTACGTAATGTCATAAAGAAGAGGAAAGACAGAATACGCAAGGAAAAATTCTATAAACAGAATGGTGGTTTATTATTAGAACAACAATTATCTTCAGGAGAAGTTAATGTTGAAAAAATTAAGTTGTTCAGTTCAAAGGAATTAGAAAAAGCAACAGATCGTTTTAATGTAGACAGAATTCTTGGAGAGGGAGGCCAAGGTACAGTTTACAAGGGAATGTTGACAGATGGGAGAATTGTTGCGGTAAAGAAATCTAAACTAGCTAATGGAGGTGAAGTTGAACAATTCATTAATGAAATTGTGATTCTTTCACAAATTAACCACAGGAATGTGGTTAAACTATTGGGTTGTTGTTTAGAGACCGAAGTTCCTCTCTTAATCTATGAATTTTTGCCCAATGGAACAATTTCTCAGTATATTCATAATCACCAAGATGAGGAGTTTCCTTTTACATGGGAGACGCGTTTGCGGGTGTCAACCGAAGTTGCAGGAGCTCTTTTCTATTTACACTCGGCAGCTTCTTATCCTATTTACCATCGGGATATCAAGTCTACAAACATCCTCTTAGATGATAAGTATAGAGCAAAAGTTGCAGACTTTGGGACTTCAAGATCAGTTTCTGTTGATCAGACACATCTTACCACACTAGTACACGGAACATTTGGTTATTTAGATCCGGAGTACTTTCAGTCTAGCCAATTTACAGACAAGAGTGATGTGTATAGTTTTGGTGTGGTTCTTGTTGAGCTCTTGACAGGACAAAAACCAGTTTCTGTGACAAGGCCGCAAGAAAGCAGAAGTCTAGCAACTTATTTCCTTATTTCCATGGAGCAGAATTGTCTGTTTGATATTATCGATGCTCAGGTTATGAAGGATGGTGGGAAAGAGGAGATTACAAAAGTAGCTAACATTGCAAGGAGATGTTTAAATTTGAATGGAAAGAAACGTCCTACTATGAAAGAAGTAGCAGTGGAGCTGGAGGAAGTTCGATCAACAATAAAATCTTCTGATCATGTTGGACAAATTAAGTTGGCAGAGGAAGGAGATTTTAGAGCTCATGAAATAACCACCAAGGCTTATTGGGATGTTGTTTCTACATCAACCGGTCCTTTTACAGATGGTAGTACTGGATCTTCATGCGATGTACAACCACTgttgttttccaattaa